The Lolium rigidum isolate FL_2022 chromosome 1, APGP_CSIRO_Lrig_0.1, whole genome shotgun sequence region TTCAATCATCCTTTGCAAAGGTGCAGGGCAATACAAAGGCCAGAAATGGTGCGTCTTTCTTACCTGTGCCCAGCTTTGCATTCAATCGCCAAACTGTTAAATGAAAAAGATGATAGAACCAAATGAGTGCTCATCTTGGGAAAAAAAGAAAGATGGGCCAAGCTTCAAATGCCTTATTTGGAAAATAAAGAAGTGATGCTCGTCTTCATTAGAAATATGGTTCTAACTAAAATATGTGAAAATTATGAGAGAAAGGAAATCACATTAATAATTTGatagaagaaatcactatgggatCCATAGTTAGGATTGCTGGAAAAGTACAGATGAATATTTATCATTCCATCAATGAGAAGCCTTTTTACTGTACATGGTATGAAGCATGTAATTCAAAGAGATTGAATGAAAGAGGTTGGACAAACAACAACAATATAATCTGAGCATACAAAGGATGTATGACTGATGTTCCAAACATAATTAATCTTCTAGTAGTGCAAAATCATTCGGCTTACTCTATCTGACAGAATTAAAATATTTTGTTATGGCAGTAGATGCCAGGTCAATTATCACTATTAAAAAGAAACAGGACTGTACCATCACAGGTGAAGCAAGTAGGTTGATGCCGAAAAAAGCATGGCTGTAATACAATCCAAACTGATGTATTATGCATTTGTTAATGCATGAGATACTGCTAATTATACTACATGTGGAGAGGCTTCAGTTTGATACGTGAAGTTGTCTGCTCTTAGCTGTGATATAAAAATTTGCATCTAGTCTTTCTAGAACTTTAGTTATTCAAAGATATATCTATTTGGCAAGATACAAACACAGGACATGAAAATTTTAGTAAATGGACCACCGGGGCTTAATAAATTTGTAGGGAGAATGAATATGATAACCACAATGGATGTATCAGGATAAAACTTCCCTATCACTAATCGGTAATAATCCACTTTACGGGCTTAATTACCTTGAATCAGGCATGGATGCAGACCAAGCATGGCTGGAAATCAGATCCAGGTTGGGAATGGCTTGGCCAAACATCTCCAAAGATGCACCGTCATCCTCAAAAGGGGATGCCTCGAGGGCCGCGGAAACACACGTGATGGCTACTCCATGGAAGCCGGTGGAGGCCGTGGCGCCGTCCTTGTCGCCCACCTCCCATCAGGTGCAGATCAATGACAACCTCGTCACTACCGCGACGGCCTCCGAAGAACCCAGGCAGGCAAACTCGATTCAAGCCTTCAAATAGGGTGTGTGCGGTGCCTCGGACAGGTGGAGGCGATGGTGTTGTAGATCAAGggggcggtggagacggagatcaAAGGGGCTGCAATGGTGTTGGGGATAAAAGGGACGCCGGTGGAGACGGGGATCCAGAGGGCGACAGTGGAGACGGGGATCCAGGGGGCGCCGATGGAGACGGGGATCCAGAGGGAGAGCCGGCGGTGTTGGGGTCAGGGGTGCGCAGGTGAACCTCTCTGCCTCCATGGTTAGAGATAGGGGAGCGAATAGGGTTGTCCTGTGATAGTTGGGTTTAGTTGGGCCTGGCCCAGTTTTAGCTGTGCGTGCGGGGCGAGCGCAAGGGAGCGACGAAGGACGACCAAAAAGACGACGAAACTCTTTGACGTATTGGTGTgtgggcagaataaggaacacattcctcctttttaagtagtgtagatgacTTTCTTAGGTTGTGAGGATATGAAACTAACTCTGTATAGATATTCAGCTGACCACACAACCAGatgtctttgtttgaaaattaacAACATTGGGTCAAATCCTTGTATCTAGATTACATGGATGGCCATACTAAATTCATTCGCCAATGTATTTGGAAAATAAAAGTATCATGAAGAAttagaatttttatgtggttcttacaCCGTAAAgtcttactccctccattctcttttaattgactcagatttagtacaactttgtactaaatttgagtcaattaaaaaagaacggagggagtacttactaTAGATAATTTAGCAAAAAGAAATTGGTAAGGGAGCAAAAAATCACGTGTGCTTGTTCCAAGATACGTGCGTACCAATAGTTGGACGGCGATGATTGGCTGCTCGCAGCGACCGGAACACGCAGACGCATCTATAGTGTTTGGGTTAGTGACCGTTCAGGTATGCTATTATACTCCTTTCCTTTCATCCCGTAACTTTTGTCACACATTCAGGCGTATCTATGCACAAGATACTATATCCAAATTAGAACAATAATTATGAAACGAAGGGAGATATCAGCTAAATGTTCAAGAAATAAATTGCACTAGCTATAGCTATAAGAAGAACAACACGAGTGCATGCAGATTCTTTTTTTGTGCACAACCACCAAGATGCTAGCGCTTACTTATACTTCAAATACAACACGAATAAGTCATTAGGTACTTTTAGCATCATGGTGAACAAGTTAATACTATGCCCAAATTGATGTAAAATAAAAATCAAAGGGATGAGAGACCATATTCGAAGAAACCAAATAAAAACGACCGACTTTGTTCATAAGGACATGGAGTTTGAAACATGGACAAAATCTACAAGCAAGTATGGAATCAGTTGATTTTATACAAATATGCAAAAAGAAAGTACGCATTTTTCAACTATTGTTACTATCATTTTTTAGGCTTTTTACAAGAAAATATTATCCATCCAATCAACAGATCCAATGGTCCAATTTAATCAATACTAGTCGTTTCGAAGAGTAGTATTTTTCCACCCAAGGATAAATTTGGCAGGCCCACATCTAATAAAGAAAAACTTTCCTTTGCTTAACATTTCTTAGAATAGATTTTCTTTTTAGGGAAGATTTAATACCTTCTTTAttttattctttttcttttttttttagaaacacagtacaaacgcagatgctcacatacacgcgtatacactcacccctatgaacgcacacacgtacaccctacccctatgagcacctccggaagactgagccggcggattggatcttgaaattgacgaagtcaccacaggcgcctcgttgtcgacgggaacgtcgcctcccactgaatgaatattccgcctttatgagacacacagatatcaaacctggggtttgaactctggtgggctggggatacaaccatcctcctagcCACCCAACCTCAGattggttctcattttattctttTACAAACAATCTGTGCATGTGCCTAGAGAATTTGGATCTCATCACAGTTCATATAGAGAAAAAAAACGTATATCACCAATGCGAGTGGAGAAAGTATAAATGGAGTGCCCAAATCTCGACAGAGAACTTGGTCAATTTTAAAAAGTTGTTCGTTTATGTTTAAAAATTAAGAAGAATGACAATAACTTTTCCACGTAGTGAAATAATATAATGCCTGCtttcagagtttttttttttttgcatcgatAGATTCGGTGGTAAAACCTTGCTATGAAGATGAATTTCTATCTAAATGGCAGTGGTAAGTGTCGCCGACTCCAGACCAGATGGTTCTTGGTTCAGGCCACCCTATTTTTTTTTGCGAGTTATTGTATtctaattttaaattttttaaatgaTGTGATATTTTTCATTTATCCCAACACCCACATAACTTTTAAAATATCCTATTTATACATCGTCCAGCAGTAGCGCATGATCAAGCCTATGGAGATGCAGCCACTAGTAGtttttaaaattcaaataaaaacttaAATTGTATTCATATTTTACTATAATTTACAAACTTAAATGAAATTCTAATAAAATTTAAACCTAAACTAAACTAAAGCATGTCATTGCGGCGATGGTAGTAGAACAAGTTGTAGTCGAACTTCTCCTCCTCCCCATCCTTGACGCTGCTAGGGCCGGTGGTTATCCCTTCGCCGCCTCCTCCTGGGCCGATGTCATCCTCGCTGAGGTCGATGTAGTTGAATGTCTCGTGTGTCAACCATGCAATGCTGACAGATAAGGGGCGTGCCCACCGCTCTCAGGTCGTTTCATGATTCTTTGAGGGCGAGCGCGAGCCTCAGGTCGACCGTCAAATTGCGGGTCAAGGCCGTTCGCTGCCACGCCACCGCCGGGGCGACGTTTTCCATTACCACCTAGAGACATCGCGACCTCGCTAGCATTTGCGCCGGTGATTTGAGTCGGCTGAGGTTCTAGGCTATGGGCTTTGGGAATGTGAGCGAGAGCGGGCCACATCAGACTGTATTTAAACGTCCGAGATATGCGAGGTGGTGGCAATGCGCATTCCCGCCCCCACATAGGAAAGCCGCAGCGATGACATGACGCCTCGCCTACCACCGCCTGGGAACCTTCGCCGCATTAATAAAAGTTGACCGGCGGTTGGCCGAGATAAAATTAGGCTGACCAACTCCATACCAATGACATAGCTAGCCCGCCTGTCGGTAAACGACATGGCATTGGCATCGGCTTGTTTTCGGTGCTCCATCTACATTAGATTGGGCCCGTGGTTGGTATGTTCTTAGGACAAATTAAGAACAAATATTCCATATCGAGATAAAATTTTGTACCCACCAAAATTGCCGAAAATTTGGTAATTGcagaaaacattttgaatttggtACTTTTCATTCGAATAGAATATAAATTACATGAAATTTCCTTGAATTTTCAAAGTATGTATGATTAATTTCAGTTGCAGCCTACTGAAAACAGTACCAGTAAATTCATGCGTGAAAAAAAATCAATCGTAATGGCAAATTACTTGTGCATCATTGGCTGAACTGATGCTCGACATAGAAAATAACCTTGCACCCAAAATATGGTCCACGTGCTAGCCTGCTAGGGTGAGTCGGTTAAAATCTAGTGGACAAAAAAAATAGTAATGACTCAATCGTGTCACTTGCATGCTTGGCAAGTAGGAACGGCCGGATTATCAAATTCTGACGTGACATAATTTGCACTAAAGATGGTAACaaatccacccaaatccgtgtcATGATTTTCTTACCATGCAAGTTATCCAAAATACTACTAGTCCATAGGACTAGTAAATTGCACCGTAAAAgatccctctttttttttttgataaatgaCTCTTTATTAACTCAAAAGTTAACATCAAGATAATGCAATTTAAAAGAGTCTCTGCATAATTAAGATGCACACAATCGTTATATTAATATATGTTACATTTAAAAAAATGGTAGTGTTACACCTATCAGATGAGTCTGTAAAAACTATTGAGCATCATTTCTGTCCAAGTTACTACATACTTGCGAGTTATGAGCACTGGTCGGTTGGAAAAGCCAATAATCTGCCTTCGAAGTTGCATCTCCAACTCCAATTTATCACCACAATTTGTCAGTTCAAGTTCGTTTAGGTTCTTTAGAGACTTCACCGAAAACAACCCCTGCCCACTGTTGTACAACTCGAGACATTTCCTTACTCGAAGTTTCTCGAGGACTGGCAACGCGTCATTCTCGATGCATATGGTTTTGACTTTCTTCAAGCCTTCAATTTCAAGCAGTTTGAGCATTCGGAATTTACCCTTGCCAAAAGATAGACACTCCTCTCCAAAAGATTCCTTCCAGAGCCCAAGAAGAATTACATTGGGCAGACTCCCGATCACCTCAATGTCTTCTTGCTTCAGTCCTGTACGTAGCAACTTTATCTTGGACAGATTGGTGAGTCGACTCATCCACCTAGGGAGATTGCCTAGATGGCCACACAACCGTAGAGACACGAGACGCCTTGATGGTGGTTCAGTCATGCCCTTGAGAAACTCAAGCGACTCACAGTGCACTTCGAGTTGCTCCAGCTGAACAAGACTTGATAGCGAGCTGCAAAATTCCCTCCTGGTTTTATCAACTGCATCTAAATGCACTCCTAATTTTCGCAAGTTAGTTAGCTTCCTCAGCTTTTTTGCCTCTTGACTGCGTGCAATGTGCACCACCCCTAGGACTTGCAATTTACTTAGCTTCTGGATTTTCTCAGGAGCTCTTACACTGAATTGGCTAGAACAACCCGATTCACTATTGTTACTACCATGACACCCGCATACGAAGTCAGCCAAAGTCCCCAACAACTTACGTTTGCTGACATTCTTCTCTTCTCCCATCTTCTCTGTTGCAAAGTTCACACCAACACGAAGGTAAGATAGATTCTCCAGATAGACGATACCAGCTGGCAAGTGTGTCACTTTTGTGTCTTTAACATCTAATGTCTCTAGGAACCGAAGGTTTTGCAGACAAGAAGGAAGTTCTGAAATATCTGTTCCTCGCAGGCCAAGGTACCTTAAATGGGGTAGCTGCCCGATATCTTTCAGATCTTCATTTGTCAGACCAACTGTATCCTCCAAGTCAAGAACCCTCAGCAACCGCAGTTCACGGGTGACGAGAGACACAGGACACTCTCCAAAGACTGTCAGTGATCGTAAGCAAGTCAACTTTATTCTTGTTAGCTTCTCCTCATTCCTCTTCTGCCTTGCCAATACCAAATGACGTACATTACTTTGTGGAGCCTCATTGTAGTGCTTATCCATGATGAACAGCTGGATATCCTCAACAGACTTGGGCAAGATTATTTGGAGTATTTGGTCATGAACGCGGCAATATTCACTTGTCATGCTATTCCCGACTTTATTGGAAGTCTCAATCATTCTTCTATTGATGAGCTTATTGTAGTGACTCTTTGCGACTTGCTCAAGGGTCATACCATGCGGCTTTTCTATGTAGACTTCTGCCATCCACCGCCGTAATAAGCGGGTACGCCTGATCTCATGGTTCTTGGGGAAGATACTCATGTACAAGAAGAAAAACTTGACATTATATGGCAATCCATCATAGGTCAAGGAGATAATCCTCTTGACATCAAGGGCAGCAGACTCTAACTCTGGCCTAATATGCTCTTGTAGAGTCGTCCATTCACTGCTTACTTTGGGCCTATTAGCCAATAGACCTCCTATGGCAGCTATGGCAAGCGGAATGCCCCGACATCGCTCTAAGATAAATTTGGCTTGCTTCACCATATCGTTTGGCAACTTATATTTAGCGTCCTTGTACACCTTGATTGAAAAAAAGCacaaaataagaaaataaaatcaTGACAGGCTAAATTATGTATCTCTGTTCAGCTTGCTCTCTAAACGAGATACAAGAAACATGTCTCTCGCTGATGTTGAACTCCCCAAAACTCATTGTTGCTTTTTGGAACTATACAATTTAGCATTTCCTCAAGTTTTACATCTATTTGCTAACACACCGATGAGTTTTGGTTTTATCATGCTGATTCCTCACTTTTATAATTATCCACTCAAAAATATGAATTTGGAATAGACATAGATGGTCAAGTCAATTGATTAATTGATGCTTGCTTACTTAAGATGCAAATAATTAAATAAGAGTGCAAATATTTGGAAATTTGTATTCCCTAGATGATCTTGCATCGTAGAACTTATGTGCAACATTAGTGTTTGTGGAACTAAAGCTGCAAAAAAATAGGTGCAAGTGTAACTATTGATTATTGAGTGAATGATTTGCTACTATgtctccaatccataataagtacCCGTGATTCAGTAGTagttttagtacaaagttgtactaaagcaCCGACAGTCTTCGCGACAGTTATTATAAATCGGAGGGATTGCTAAATTTCTAAAGTTTATTCCTAAAATTTTACTGGGTGCCCAAATATATTTTATCTCGAAATTATGTACGATACTACCTCTAGATCGTAAATTCAATCAAGTTagtattagttatatgttataaaaattatatcactaTAAAGTTTAGATGttatattttctaatgatataatttatgcattatataatttaaattatataggttaaattggcgacctagagatacggggaagactagtaaactgagatggagggagtactgtaCATATATCCTAACAAAATTGAAGTTGGTCAAAGATCATTTAAATCTGATGGAATCTATGTCAAATCATTCCGAAGAAATTCACCAAAATCAGCATACTTTTGCGGGGTCGGGAATAATTTTTGGGCTGGGAGCGTACCTTCTGACACAGCACTTTTTGGGCTTCCTTGTGTGGGAGTGGCTTGAGCTCGTATACGTCGCCGTCCCCCGAACACAGCCGGGCAACATCTTCTTCCTGCGTTGTCACGAGCACGACGACCCGGCCGCCGGCTTGGTTTGCGGCGAGGCAACGCGATACGTGCTCCCACTCCTCGTGCGAGGACACGTCGTCCACTACGACCAGGCACCGCTGCTCCCCGTCCTCGCCGATCTGCTCCTGGAGCAGCCGCCCGAACTCTTGGGCGCCGTCCAGCGCGTGCGGCACGGTCACCCAAGCGCGGCGGTCGAAGCATGTGATGAGGTCGGAGTCGTCGTACAGCATGCGCGCCAGGGACGACTTGCCCACCCCTGCCATGCCCCACACCGCCACCACGGTCGCCCCGTCTCGGCGAACCAGCTTGGCCAGGGCTTTCTTGTTGCCTTCCCGGCCAATAATGGCCTCGTGACGCCAGTCGTCCAGGAGCGCGGGCTCGGAGTCGTCGTCTCCGTGCTGATCGGGGCGCAGGCAAGCGTGGTACCGCGTGTTGCGCTCGTGGAGGGCCTCGACCCTGACCCTGAGGTCAGCGATCTGCTTGGCGACGCGGGAGAGGTCGGCGTCGGCCCACGGCCACGGCCCCTTGAGCAGCATGAACTCGAGGAGACCGTCCTCGATATCGAAGGCGAGGTCGCGCAGCTGCTTAACCCATGCGGTCTGCAAACGGTCGCCACCGCGGTTGCTATAGCCGCCGCCGGACGTGTACGCGGTGGAGGATGCCCACAGTAGGGCATGCATCATCGGCAGCTCGTCCTCGATGGACTTCACATCATTACGCACGACCTGCACGAGAGCCACCTTGTCGGCCGCCGCCGTCACCCCCCAGCACACCAGGGTCTGCAGCACCCAATTGGCCAGGCTGGCCGCCGGCGTCACGAGCAACGCCTCCATCTCTCTTCTCTTTCTCCCCCCTCTCAggctatctctctctctccctccctctctcacgCTGCTGTGAATTGTGAATTTGTGATGCAGTAGTAGTACTAGGCACTAGGTACATTACATATACTAGTACAGTAGCCGCTGCGGTGGAGTGGCGGTGCAAGGAAGTAAAACCCCAAGTCAACCGGCCGCGTGCGCCGAAGCTTCTTCATTTAACGGCCGGGCGTTTGCGGCGAGGCACCACGATGCGAGCTTCCATTTAACTATTCCGCGTCTCCTCCGCTGTCCGTATGTTCATGAATAATGCCAGTGAATTGGTCGCGGCGTGCGACGTCTTAGCGTGTTTTCGACAAGTTTAGGGCTGACCGGACGAGCTATTTCCCTGCAACTCGTCCGGCCCAAACCGAGTGGGAACGTGAGGTCCTGAGGTAGCACTACCAGATGCTCCTTCCCCGACCGTATCGATCGTCTTCCAACCGATCTGACGGTCTCCTTCAAGTCGCAGCCATGTCGGAAGCTTCCTGTCCAAGTTGCTGCACATGCTCGTTTTCAATCATACAAACCCCTGTTGGCTATTATTCTGTCGCCtgacttttattttcatttttgcaTTTCACTCAATCTTTTTGCTTTTTTGTGTTCAGTTCTTTTGCGAGAATCATCGTCTGGATCGAACCACTGCGGTTCCCGACATTGCCGCTGTTTGTTTCCTGTTCCGGGATCCGTGCAAAATTGTCACTTATGAGCATATAAGTAAAGTCATATACGGTATGTGCAGGTAAGTACTATTCCTTATACTAGTTACAATAAGAAGTATCATACATTAGTattatgcacatgatactagtttatgatactaccccacaatgcatagtatcataagatataCCATAGTATTATCATAATTAatgtttgtagaatctcaatacaaatttgtgtacatgatgtgtttatcATTAAGTTTTCAGATTTtgagtgctatgatacggtatcatattatgataccactctcatctcttacctcattaattgatgcgccacatcagatttttaccaacatggcatgcatgatactacttacgatattcccattgtggctagtcttaaaCTACTCATActaggagtaacataggtagtaacatcacacaccccaatacATTATGGTGATATGGCATGgaattaaatgaagaaagagagtaaattactactacctccgtcccggttTATAGGTCTTGCGTGTATCTTTAGATCATTAATTTAACCACCATGATATAATATATATactaaaaatatatatatcattagaaagttcaaaTGTTGTACTTTCTAATTGTATAATTTTTATATTGTAAAACTCATATTATATTGATCAAATTTACGATATTAGGATACACGTAGGCCTTGTAaatcgggacggagggagtagtaactagctatgttaccacaatatcacacttctcaagataagatgagtctacaatctataattaataaatataacatgcatgatactacatatAAGTAAAggttttctattttcgtgcccttagatccttagttgtactcagttttccccagctcgttacttTTTCCTCAGTCTcccccctctagtttgaaacccctcgcgaaCGCTGGAATGGctggttgccgtctggtcagaggccttgaccgttaatctgacgggtggggctgcacaggggcAG contains the following coding sequences:
- the LOC124649978 gene encoding disease resistance protein Pik-2-like encodes the protein MEALLVTPAASLANWVLQTLVCWGVTAAADKVALVQVVRNDVKSIEDELPMMHALLWASSTAYTSGGGYSNRGGDRLQTAWVKQLRDLAFDIEDGLLEFMLLKGPWPWADADLSRVAKQIADLRVRVEALHERNTRYHACLRPDQHGDDDSEPALLDDWRHEAIIGREGNKKALAKLVRRDGATVVAVWGMAGVGKSSLARMLYDDSDLITCFDRRAWVTVPHALDGAQEFGRLLQEQIGEDGEQRCLVVVDDVSSHEEWEHVSRCLAANQAGGRVVVLVTTQEEDVARLCSGDGDVYELKPLPHKEAQKVLCQKVYKDAKYKLPNDMVKQAKFILERCRGIPLAIAAIGGLLANRPKVSSEWTTLQEHIRPELESAALDVKRIISLTYDGLPYNVKFFFLYMSIFPKNHEIRRTRLLRRWMAEVYIEKPHGMTLEQVAKSHYNKLINRRMIETSNKVGNSMTSEYCRVHDQILQIILPKSVEDIQLFIMDKHYNEAPQSNVRHLVLARQKRNEEKLTRIKLTCLRSLTVFGECPVSLVTRELRLLRVLDLEDTVGLTNEDLKDIGQLPHLRYLGLRGTDISELPSCLQNLRFLETLDVKDTKVTHLPAGIVYLENLSYLRVGVNFATEKMGEEKNVSKRKLLGTLADFVCGCHGSNNSESGCSSQFSVRAPEKIQKLSKLQVLGVVHIARSQEAKKLRKLTNLRKLGVHLDAVDKTRREFCSSLSSLVQLEQLEVHCESLEFLKGMTEPPSRRLVSLRLCGHLGNLPRWMSRLTNLSKIKLLRTGLKQEDIEVIGSLPNVILLGLWKESFGEECLSFGKGKFRMLKLLEIEGLKKVKTICIENDALPVLEKLRVRKCLELYNSGQGLFSVKSLKNLNELELTNCGDKLELEMQLRRQIIGFSNRPVLITRKYVVTWTEMMLNSFYRLI